A part of Fusarium graminearum PH-1 chromosome 3, whole genome shotgun sequence genomic DNA contains:
- a CDS encoding CCR4-NOT transcription complex subunit 7, with translation MPPPQLRGFGGGPAVAAPYHQGGFPSHGQPQGGMPGANQYMNANAQLGPFSANGNAFTSGLNSLNTQGFADTGFGSQSARMGFHGPAAALQQSQHGLHQNMLMEHPTIRSQPNKGRIREVWKHNLHEEMAVLRDLVDKYPYIAMDTEFPGVVSRPMGGFRGKSDYHYQCLRTNVDMLKVIQIGLTFFNEDGETPPARPTNDLKLGTAAQKAATNAPFPCSWQFNFKFSITDDMYNEKSIESLQQAGINFELLDRDGIDPHEFASLLIPSGLVCFDNVRWISFHGGYDFGYLTKLLICLPLPNDEVDFDHKMKLYFPTTYDVKHLMKHAIRLHNSGLLTPSDPSSAEILQKFEHKSGLENIAETLKIKRVGSAHQAGSDSLLTGKVFFSMRDKIFAGDIPDEHVGKVWGLGFPDSNSNIISMNQQNNNDGQTNGNAPSTPNTTSVGLATTPGPQGHNGILNTGPMTPGGGGGVFGSFAFGGNR, from the exons ATGCCGCCGCCGCAACTTAGGGGCTTCGGCGGGGGGCCTGCTGTAGCAGCGCCATATCACCAAGGCGGCTTCCCCTCCCATGGCCAACCGCAGGGTGGTATGCCAGGCGCAAACCAGTACATGAACGCCAATGCCCAGCTTGGACCCTTCTCTGCCAACGGGAATGCGTTCACGTCTGGTCTCAACAGTCTCAACACGCAAGGATTCGCCGATACAGGATTTGGAAGCCAGAGCGCAAGAATGGGCTTCCACGGCCCTGCTGCCGCACTACAACAATCACAGCATGGGCTTCACCAGAACATGTTGATGGAGCACCCCACAATCAGGTCGCAGCCTAACAAGGGCAGGATACGGGAGGTGTGGAAACATAACCTGCATGAGGAAATGGCCGTGTTGCGAGATCTGGTGGATAAGTACCCTTACATTGCCATG GATACTGAGTTTCCGGGTGTCGTTTCGAGGCCCATGGGAGGATTTCGAGGGAAGAGCGACTACCACTACCAATGTCTACGAACCAACGTCGACATGCTCAAGGTCATACAAATAGGCCTCACATTCTTCAACGAGGATGGCGAAACCCCACCAGCACGACCAACGAACGACCTAAAGCTCGGCACAGCTGCGCAAAAGGCTGCAACCAATGCTCCTTTCCCTTGTTCGTGGCAGTTTAACTTCAAGTTCTCCATTACCGACGATATGTACAACGAGAAATCAATCGAGTCACTTCAGCAAGCCGGTATCAACTTCGAATTGCTTGATCGCGATGGCATTGATCCTCACGAGTTCGCATCTCTCCTCATCCCTTCTGGTCTAGTGTGCTTCGATAATGTGAGGTGGATTTCCTTCCACGGTGGTTACGATTTCGGCTACCTCACCAAACTTCTGATCTGTTTACCCTTACCTAATGATGAGGTTGATTTTGATCACAAGATGAAACTCTATTTCCCCACGACATATGACGTGAAGCATCTTATGAAGCATGCGATCCGACTACACAACTCGGGTCTCCTCACACCCAGTGATCCCAGTAGCGCTGAGATCTTGCAAAAGTTTGAGCACAAGTCAGGACTGGAAAATATCGCAGAAACCCTCAAGATTAAGCGTGTCGGTAGTGCGCATCAAGCAGGCTCTGACTCGCTGCTCACCGGAAAGGTTTTTTTCTCTATGCGCGACAAGATCTTTGCCGGTGACATCCCTGACGAGCACGTTGGTAAAGTTTGGGGTCTTGGATTCCCCGACTCCAACTCGAATATTATCTCGATGAACCAGCAAAACAACAATGATGGCCAGACAAATGGCAACGCACCCAGCACACCCAACACTACGAGTGTCGGGTTGGCTACCACACCTGGACCCCAAGGCCACAATGGTATCCTCAACACAGGACCTATGACGcctggaggaggtggtggtgtaTTTGGCAGCTTTGCTTTTGGTGGAAACCGATAA